The nucleotide window CTCGGAGTTCGAGACGGCGCTGTCGGCGGTCGAGGACGCCGCGATCGACGGCGTCGACGTGTACGCGGGGGGCGCGGGGGGCGTCGCGTACCGACTGGTGGTCGCGACCGGCGAGGCGGCGCAGGTGGCCCTCTGCGTGCCGACATACCTCCGGAACGACGACCTCTCCTCGCTGCGCGCGGCCGCCGAGGCGTCGGGAGCGCTCACGGTTCGGCTGCGCCCCCTCGACGACCGCGATCACGCCGAGATCGCGATCGACGACCCCGCGGTGTTCTTCGACGCGCCCGAGTCGTGAGAACCACGCACGTGGGTATCGGTACCGGCGTCTGACTTCGACGTATTCATAGTTGTGCGATCACGATCATCTGTATGAATCGCGCAGAGAAGGCGGCCCTCCAGCTACAGGCGGTCGCCGTGTTGCGGATGCTGAAGGAGACGCGAACGTACGAGGAGCTGTCCGAGGTGACGGGACTGCCCGCGGGCGACCTGAACCGGTACGTGAACGGGCACGTGCTGCCCGGCACCGACCGCGCGAGCGAGGTCGTCGAGTCGGTCGGGCGCGAGGCGCTCGCCGACGAACTCGTCGCGCGCGTCGAGTTCGACGACGAGGGGTACGTCGACAACTCCGGCGTCGTCTTCGACCAGTCGTTCCTCGACTTGGTCGCACCGGTCGCCGCGGAGACGTTCGAGTTCGAGTCGCCGGACGTGGTCCTGACCGCCGCGACCGACGGGATCACGCTGGGCGCGGCGATGGCCTCCTTCTTCGACGCGCGGCTCGCGTACG belongs to Halorubrum sp. DM2 and includes:
- a CDS encoding phosphoribosyltransferase family protein — its product is MNRAEKAALQLQAVAVLRMLKETRTYEELSEVTGLPAGDLNRYVNGHVLPGTDRASEVVESVGREALADELVARVEFDDEGYVDNSGVVFDQSFLDLVAPVAAETFEFESPDVVLTAATDGITLGAAMASFFDARLAYAKKSKETAVEEFIESRQRLASGIELTYYLPASAIDAGDTVLVVDDLIRSGETQELLLDIALQGDADVTGVFTLIAVGDEGMDRARAITDAPVGALTTFE